A genomic segment from Pediococcus acidilactici encodes:
- a CDS encoding GtrA family protein yields the protein MIKQLFEKYKSLISYLFWGVVTTLVNIVVFAVLADQLHIFYQVSNVIAWFVSVLVAYVSNKLWVFNSHTSTTSDLFAEALRFFLMRAATLVLDIIILYVGISLLHGNDILVKIIDNVVVIISNYAFSKLVVFRTKKKWE from the coding sequence TTGATTAAGCAACTTTTTGAAAAATATAAATCCCTTATATCATACCTCTTCTGGGGCGTGGTCACCACGTTGGTTAATATCGTGGTCTTTGCTGTATTAGCAGACCAATTACATATATTCTACCAAGTCAGCAACGTGATTGCTTGGTTTGTGTCGGTTTTGGTCGCTTATGTCAGCAACAAACTATGGGTGTTCAACTCCCATACCTCGACCACTAGTGATTTATTTGCCGAAGCGCTCCGCTTTTTTTTAATGCGGGCCGCTACGTTGGTGTTGGACATCATCATCCTCTACGTGGGGATTTCCCTGCTTCACGGAAATGACATCCTGGTTAAAATTATTGATAACGTCGTCGTCATCATTTCTAACTACGCTTTTAGTAAACTAGTCGTTTTTCGGACGAAGAAAAAATGGGAGTAA
- the ligA gene encoding NAD-dependent DNA ligase LigA encodes MSLPKPIEKMNLTEANELAEQLREKLDRWSELYYTKDAPEVEDYVYDENYADLQTLEQAFPEIASPDSITQRVGGEVLAGFTKVTHTEPMLSMGDVFSKEELAEFDQRIQKNVGHPVDYNVELKIDGLAISLVYEDGKLVQGSTRGDGNIGEDITKNLKTIKSVPQTLSRPVSLEVRGECYMPKAAFAKLNEQQSAAGKSVFANPRNAAAGSLRQLNTQITKARELDTFIYTLVEPEVLGVRTQHEAIQAMAELGFNTNPTQMVCHNLDEVWDYIERYEGQRDDLPYGIDGIVLKVNDLELQAELGHTVKVPRWEIAYKFPPEEEATVVRDIEWSVGRTGVVTPTAVMDPVQLAGTTVSRATLNNVDQLTAKDVRIGDTVLLHKAGDIIPEITRVVLDKRPADVADLTIPDQCPSCGKELVHLNGEVALRCINPDCPAQIVARLEHFGSRNAMNIMGLGPKQIQQLYAKGFIHHFDDLYKLTADQLSQLDGFKEKRVNNLLEAIDRSRQNSLERLVNGLGIQGVGTKMARTLAEAFGTMDRLMEASVEKFDAVDTVGETLANNLATFFQSEAARNMIDELKAVDVNMEYLGAQPSEAPENYFNGKKVVLTGKLEHFTRNELKEKLLNLGADVAGSVSKKTDVLIAGADAGSKLTKAQDLGVEVIDEATALEKLEQ; translated from the coding sequence ATGAGTTTACCGAAGCCAATTGAAAAAATGAACTTAACGGAAGCTAACGAACTTGCGGAACAACTCCGTGAGAAGCTCGACCGCTGGAGCGAGTTGTACTATACCAAAGATGCTCCCGAAGTCGAAGATTACGTTTACGACGAAAACTATGCGGATTTGCAGACTTTAGAGCAAGCATTTCCAGAAATTGCTTCGCCAGATTCAATCACCCAGCGCGTGGGGGGCGAAGTACTTGCCGGATTTACCAAGGTTACCCACACCGAACCAATGTTGTCGATGGGCGACGTTTTTTCTAAGGAAGAGTTGGCGGAGTTTGACCAGCGTATTCAGAAAAACGTGGGTCATCCAGTTGATTACAACGTGGAACTTAAAATTGACGGATTAGCGATTTCACTAGTTTATGAAGACGGCAAGCTAGTGCAGGGTTCCACCCGGGGTGACGGTAACATTGGTGAAGACATCACCAAAAATCTAAAAACCATTAAGTCAGTTCCCCAAACACTTAGTCGCCCCGTTTCTTTGGAAGTCCGGGGGGAATGCTACATGCCGAAAGCAGCGTTTGCGAAGTTAAATGAACAACAATCGGCAGCGGGAAAATCCGTTTTTGCTAACCCACGGAACGCGGCGGCCGGTAGTTTGCGGCAACTAAATACGCAAATCACCAAGGCACGCGAGCTCGACACGTTTATCTATACGCTGGTGGAACCCGAAGTTTTGGGAGTACGCACTCAGCACGAAGCCATTCAAGCAATGGCCGAGTTAGGATTTAACACTAATCCCACCCAGATGGTTTGCCATAACTTAGACGAAGTTTGGGACTATATTGAACGTTATGAAGGTCAACGCGATGATTTACCTTATGGGATTGACGGAATCGTTCTAAAGGTTAATGACTTGGAGTTGCAAGCGGAGTTGGGCCACACGGTTAAGGTGCCACGTTGGGAAATTGCGTACAAGTTTCCTCCAGAAGAAGAAGCGACCGTGGTGCGTGACATTGAATGGTCAGTGGGCCGGACGGGGGTAGTTACTCCGACGGCGGTCATGGATCCGGTTCAACTAGCTGGGACCACGGTAAGTCGGGCAACCTTGAATAACGTGGATCAGCTTACTGCTAAGGACGTTCGGATTGGCGATACGGTGCTATTGCATAAGGCAGGAGATATTATTCCAGAAATCACCCGGGTGGTCTTGGACAAGCGCCCAGCAGACGTGGCGGACTTGACCATTCCCGATCAATGTCCTTCTTGTGGTAAAGAATTAGTACATTTAAATGGTGAAGTAGCCTTACGATGCATTAACCCAGATTGTCCCGCGCAAATTGTGGCGCGTTTGGAACACTTTGGATCCCGCAATGCAATGAACATTATGGGGTTGGGACCTAAACAGATTCAACAACTTTATGCAAAGGGATTTATTCACCATTTTGACGACCTATATAAATTAACTGCCGACCAACTAAGCCAATTAGACGGGTTTAAGGAAAAACGGGTCAATAACCTGCTAGAAGCCATTGACCGTAGTCGGCAAAATTCTTTGGAACGTTTGGTTAACGGACTTGGAATCCAGGGCGTAGGAACCAAGATGGCCCGGACCCTTGCCGAAGCGTTTGGTACAATGGACCGGTTAATGGAGGCTTCCGTAGAGAAATTTGACGCGGTAGATACGGTTGGTGAAACGCTCGCTAATAACTTGGCAACCTTCTTCCAAAGTGAAGCGGCGCGCAACATGATCGACGAGTTGAAGGCCGTGGACGTGAATATGGAATACCTCGGCGCACAACCAAGTGAAGCACCAGAAAATTACTTTAACGGTAAAAAGGTGGTCTTAACTGGTAAGTTAGAGCACTTTACCCGTAACGAGCTAAAAGAAAAGCTGTTGAACTTAGGTGCAGACGTGGCCGGTTCGGTTTCGAAAAAAACGGACGTATTGATTGCGGGTGCGGATGCCGGGAGCAAATTAACTAAGGCGCAAGACCTGGGCGTAGAAGTGATTGACGAAGCCACGGCTTTAGAAAAATTAGAGCAATAA
- a CDS encoding exodeoxyribonuclease III, producing MKLISWNVNGLRAAVKHGFLDVFNELDADMFCVQETKLQEGQIDLDLPGYHQYWNYAEKKGYSGTAIFTKREPVAVSYGLGIPEFDQEGRVITLEYEEFFLVTCYTPNSQPELRRLDFRMNWDDAFRAYVKQLADTKPVIFCGDLNVAHEEIDLKNDRTNHHNAGFTDEERQKFTELLQSGFTDTYRYFYPDKEGVYSWWSYRFNARANNAGWRIDYFVTSQALDNQLADAKIHTEIFGSDHCPIELDLKL from the coding sequence TTGAAATTAATTTCGTGGAATGTGAATGGTTTACGTGCGGCGGTAAAGCACGGCTTTTTGGACGTTTTCAACGAGTTGGATGCGGATATGTTTTGTGTTCAAGAAACCAAGCTACAGGAAGGACAAATTGACCTAGATTTGCCGGGGTACCACCAATACTGGAATTACGCAGAAAAGAAGGGGTATTCGGGAACGGCCATTTTTACTAAACGGGAGCCGGTGGCGGTTTCTTATGGTTTAGGAATTCCGGAATTTGACCAAGAGGGCCGGGTAATCACCCTAGAATACGAGGAATTTTTCTTAGTTACTTGCTACACCCCTAATTCACAACCAGAATTACGCCGGTTGGATTTCCGAATGAACTGGGACGACGCCTTCCGAGCTTACGTAAAGCAACTTGCCGACACTAAGCCGGTAATTTTTTGTGGGGATCTAAACGTAGCTCACGAAGAAATCGATTTGAAAAACGATCGCACTAACCATCATAACGCCGGATTTACTGATGAAGAACGGCAAAAGTTTACCGAGTTGCTGCAAAGCGGGTTTACGGATACTTACCGCTACTTCTACCCTGATAAAGAGGGCGTTTACTCGTGGTGGAGTTACCGATTTAACGCGCGAGCCAACAATGCCGGCTGGCGAATCGATTATTTTGTGACCTCCCAAGCATTGGATAACCAGCTCGCGGATGCTAAAATTCATACGGAGATTTTTGGGTCAGACCATTGTCCGATCGAACTTGACCTGAAATTATAG
- a CDS encoding YbhB/YbcL family Raf kinase inhibitor-like protein, which produces MKINVALSNGYLPDRFGKYAPATDKLHDLPIRSFPIEISGLPTDTAALALTLIDYDAVPVAGFPWIHWIATDIAVTDLIPENASALENGMTQGKNSYVSKFLDVDDPAIFEHYSGPKPPTDHEYTLTVYALKEPTNLPKGFYLNDLMRKTEALALDSAQIKIPSRG; this is translated from the coding sequence ATGAAAATTAACGTTGCATTATCTAACGGGTACTTACCCGATCGTTTTGGTAAATACGCTCCCGCAACCGACAAGCTTCACGACCTACCAATTCGGTCTTTTCCCATTGAAATTAGTGGGTTGCCTACAGACACAGCGGCTTTGGCATTAACCTTGATTGATTACGATGCCGTTCCCGTTGCTGGTTTTCCGTGGATTCATTGGATCGCAACCGACATTGCCGTAACCGATCTAATTCCTGAAAACGCCAGCGCTTTGGAAAACGGGATGACCCAGGGAAAGAATAGTTACGTCTCTAAGTTTTTAGACGTAGATGATCCTGCAATCTTCGAACACTATTCGGGACCTAAGCCACCTACCGACCACGAATATACGTTGACCGTTTACGCGCTCAAGGAACCTACTAACCTACCTAAGGGATTCTATCTGAACGACTTAATGCGTAAAACCGAAGCATTAGCCTTAGATTCAGCGCAAATCAAGATTCCATCCCGCGGTTAA
- a CDS encoding DNA mismatch repair protein MutS, translating into MFDQSLFKKLQFDRVKRGVIAKAVGDFSKEKLENMPIESNLASIRVKQQETKEARIIIESGQYIPLLGLKQINRLMNKIDKGVILTPAELIEFADFLRSNRMLKKFFEKNRYQTPTLYKYSQALSKFTTTEEHIYQKVDDYEVLDDASRDLRKARRQFKTIKDEIHDKLMKFLRSPKNKPMIQDVLIVEKQGSITVPIKASYKFKVPGTIVDQSSNGQTVYIELDLVAKLNEKLAFQKAVIESESYQVLAELTGELSEQRTSILNAIDAVTMFDIIFARAKYSREYGGITPQINQAERINIIQGRHPFLVGTPVPLDFQLGKDYRGLIITGANAGGKTIVMKTVGLLTLMAMAGLQVPAQAGTELAVFDQLFVDIGDEQNIENQLSTFSAHMKNIAKIVQNAGRNTLVLLDELGSGTDPNEGAGLAIAILEDLYRKGALIVATTHYGEIKNFTKKHADFTPAAMKFDRETLTPKYVLQVGEVGDSQALWIAKKMRMPKALIQRADKYIANQAEYATEKIQFPKLAKTDDLSDKAENELRYQKGDQVYLTELKKTGLVYEDNGDDTVAVFVEHSFQNVLRKRTRLKMAANKLYPVDYDLESLFTDFHQRKMRKDLERGSKKAQKQLDKMARARRNKN; encoded by the coding sequence ATGTTTGATCAATCATTATTTAAAAAACTACAATTTGACCGAGTAAAAAGGGGAGTTATTGCCAAAGCAGTTGGTGATTTTAGTAAAGAGAAACTTGAAAATATGCCAATTGAAAGCAATTTAGCAAGTATCAGGGTTAAACAACAAGAAACTAAAGAAGCACGAATAATTATTGAAAGTGGTCAATATATTCCATTACTAGGCTTGAAACAGATTAACCGGTTAATGAATAAAATTGATAAGGGCGTGATTCTGACACCCGCGGAGCTAATCGAATTTGCAGATTTCTTGCGTAGTAACCGGATGTTAAAAAAATTCTTTGAAAAGAATCGGTATCAGACGCCGACCCTATATAAGTACAGCCAGGCGTTATCTAAATTCACGACTACCGAAGAGCACATTTACCAAAAGGTTGATGATTATGAAGTATTAGATGATGCTTCTCGAGATCTTCGGAAGGCGCGAAGACAGTTTAAAACCATCAAGGACGAAATTCACGATAAACTAATGAAGTTTTTGCGAAGTCCTAAAAACAAGCCGATGATCCAGGACGTTTTGATAGTTGAAAAGCAAGGCTCGATAACCGTCCCAATTAAAGCATCCTATAAATTTAAGGTTCCTGGTACGATTGTGGATCAATCAAGTAACGGTCAAACCGTTTATATCGAGCTGGATTTAGTCGCTAAGCTTAACGAAAAACTCGCATTTCAAAAGGCAGTCATCGAATCTGAAAGCTATCAGGTTTTAGCTGAATTAACGGGCGAATTAAGTGAACAAAGAACAAGTATTTTAAATGCTATTGACGCTGTGACAATGTTTGACATTATCTTTGCAAGGGCGAAGTATAGCCGGGAATACGGTGGAATTACTCCGCAAATCAACCAAGCGGAGCGCATTAATATAATTCAAGGGCGGCACCCGTTCTTGGTCGGTACCCCCGTGCCGTTAGACTTTCAATTAGGAAAGGATTACCGGGGATTGATTATTACTGGTGCTAACGCCGGTGGTAAGACAATCGTCATGAAAACAGTGGGATTGTTAACCTTGATGGCGATGGCTGGATTACAAGTTCCTGCCCAAGCAGGGACTGAATTAGCAGTTTTTGACCAACTATTTGTGGATATCGGCGATGAGCAGAATATTGAAAATCAACTCAGCACCTTTTCTGCCCACATGAAAAATATTGCAAAGATTGTTCAAAATGCCGGTCGCAATACATTGGTTTTATTAGATGAGTTGGGCAGCGGTACCGATCCTAACGAAGGGGCCGGACTGGCGATCGCGATTCTGGAGGATTTATATCGAAAGGGAGCACTGATTGTTGCTACGACCCATTATGGAGAGATTAAGAATTTTACTAAAAAGCATGCGGATTTTACGCCGGCCGCAATGAAATTTGATCGTGAAACGCTAACTCCGAAGTACGTACTGCAAGTTGGTGAAGTTGGCGACAGTCAGGCGCTTTGGATTGCCAAAAAAATGAGGATGCCCAAAGCATTGATTCAGCGGGCAGATAAATATATTGCCAATCAGGCAGAATATGCAACGGAAAAAATACAGTTTCCAAAGTTGGCAAAGACTGATGATCTGTCCGATAAAGCAGAAAATGAATTGAGGTACCAAAAAGGCGATCAGGTTTATTTAACGGAACTCAAAAAGACGGGACTAGTTTACGAAGATAACGGCGATGACACGGTAGCAGTTTTTGTAGAACATAGTTTTCAAAATGTTTTACGAAAACGAACGCGGTTAAAAATGGCTGCCAACAAATTGTATCCCGTGGATTATGACTTGGAGAGCCTCTTTACTGATTTTCACCAACGAAAAATGCGTAAAGATCTAGAACGGGGTTCTAAAAAAGCCCAGAAGCAGTTGGATAAAATGGCTCGGGCCCGGCGAAACAAAAATTAA
- a CDS encoding type II toxin-antitoxin system RelE/ParE family toxin — protein MYEIDFYFDKNGKSPVSDYIVSLSKSHQKNDRAILKKIIHQLDLLQDLGPILKEPQVKFIKGYKYPLMELRPQPERIFYASWNKNRYILLHHYSKKKNRTNPREIHIAINRLDDWLRRH, from the coding sequence ATGTACGAAATTGATTTTTATTTTGACAAAAATGGAAAAAGCCCAGTATCTGATTATATTGTGTCTCTTTCCAAAAGCCACCAAAAAAATGATCGAGCTATTCTAAAAAAAATTATCCACCAGCTTGATTTGTTACAAGATTTAGGGCCAATCTTAAAAGAACCTCAGGTCAAATTTATAAAAGGCTATAAATATCCTCTGATGGAGCTAAGACCACAACCCGAAAGAATTTTTTACGCCTCTTGGAATAAAAATCGTTATATTCTGCTCCATCATTACTCTAAGAAAAAAAATAGAACCAATCCCCGGGAAATTCACATTGCGATTAACAGATTAGACGATTGGTTACGTCGACATTAG
- a CDS encoding helix-turn-helix transcriptional regulator — MATWNELRKKITKNIPTEELNLIETLTYLQERRIKLNITQKELGKRIGMAQSRIAKIESLDSTPSLETLNRYAHGLGLEIKLTLKPFLHNQ, encoded by the coding sequence ATGGCTACTTGGAACGAACTCAGAAAAAAAATCACTAAGAATATTCCAACTGAAGAGTTAAACCTTATTGAAACTCTTACTTATCTACAAGAACGTCGAATCAAGCTAAACATTACGCAAAAAGAGTTGGGTAAAAGAATTGGCATGGCACAATCTCGTATCGCTAAAATTGAAAGTCTTGACTCCACCCCTTCTTTAGAAACTCTAAATCGCTATGCACATGGTTTAGGATTGGAAATTAAACTAACTTTAAAACCATTCCTTCATAACCAGTAG
- a CDS encoding AEC family transporter has product MAAFITSVESIITILLMMALGFGLRGMGWFDDHFSGSISKLIMNVALPASIFVSVMKYLTLPKLVSLSSGLIYSFGGVIIGYIIAWITVKLLKVRPGRRGLFMNTVVNANTIFIGLPLNIALFGSQSLAYFLVYYVTNTVSTWAFGVFLIANDDPTKQKGDQTAERKVNWKKLLPPPLLGFIVAIIWLVLGLPVPSWAGNTLSYVGNLVTPLSLIYIGIVLYDAGLKSIHFDRDTVFALLGRFVLSPLVITGLILLGAHTGHVLPTMEMQTLIVQAAAPGLAVMPILANESHGDVKYATNLVTTSTVLFIVVVPIVMTLIQFI; this is encoded by the coding sequence ATGGCGGCATTTATTACGTCCGTTGAAAGTATTATTACCATTCTGTTGATGATGGCCCTTGGCTTTGGTCTACGAGGAATGGGATGGTTTGACGACCATTTTAGTGGTAGTATTTCAAAATTGATTATGAACGTAGCTCTACCAGCTTCAATTTTTGTATCGGTAATGAAGTATTTAACGTTACCAAAACTAGTTAGTTTATCAAGCGGATTGATTTATTCGTTTGGTGGAGTAATTATTGGATATATCATTGCATGGATTACGGTTAAGTTATTAAAAGTTCGCCCAGGACGCCGCGGACTCTTTATGAATACCGTAGTTAACGCAAACACCATTTTCATTGGATTGCCACTGAACATTGCGTTGTTTGGTTCGCAAAGCTTGGCATACTTCTTGGTTTACTACGTAACTAACACGGTTTCGACGTGGGCGTTCGGGGTATTCTTGATTGCCAACGACGACCCAACTAAGCAAAAGGGTGACCAAACTGCAGAACGTAAAGTGAACTGGAAGAAACTACTTCCGCCACCACTCCTTGGTTTTATCGTTGCCATCATCTGGTTGGTACTCGGTTTGCCAGTGCCAAGCTGGGCTGGTAACACCTTGAGTTACGTGGGTAACTTGGTAACCCCATTGTCACTAATTTACATTGGGATTGTGCTTTACGACGCCGGCTTGAAGAGCATCCACTTCGACCGTGATACGGTCTTTGCGTTGCTTGGTCGTTTCGTATTGTCACCATTGGTAATTACCGGTTTGATTTTGCTTGGTGCACACACCGGACACGTATTGCCAACGATGGAAATGCAAACGTTGATTGTGCAAGCAGCAGCACCTGGATTAGCGGTTATGCCAATCCTAGCAAACGAATCACATGGTGACGTAAAATACGCTACCAACTTGGTAACGACAAGTACGGTCCTATTCATCGTAGTCGTACCAATTGTGATGACGTTGATTCAATTTATCTAG
- a CDS encoding class II fumarate hydratase has protein sequence MADYRIEEDTLGKVKVPQQALWGAQTERSRHNFATGPLMPVEVIRALINVKKAAAGVNNRFGLLPTEKTRLIQKASDQLLALDDATLMQDFPLRVFQTGSGTQTNMNVNEVIVHVAQQIDSDLALLPNDDVNKSQSSNDDFPTAMNIAASQAINRLLPVIKNLIATLTEKQRQYWDVVKIGRTHLQDATPLTFGQEISGWVSTLEHDLDYLTKLKDTLLELPIGGTAVGTGLNAPAGYDLEMVNELSKVYDLRFTTQNKFFGLSAHSGIGVVHGAVKTLAADLLKIANDIRFLASGPRAGYGELTIPANEPGSSIMPGKVNPTQAEALTMAATQVMGNDVTINVAASQGNFEMNVYKPVIIFNFLDSVNLLSGVVAQFTEKMVAGIEINADRMLDLVEQSLMTVTALSPHIGYHQAAEIAQLASREGLSLKQAALKSGLVNEADFDRWVDPLKMTNNKRESE, from the coding sequence ATGGCGGACTATCGAATTGAAGAAGATACATTAGGAAAGGTAAAGGTGCCTCAACAGGCTTTATGGGGCGCACAAACTGAACGCAGTCGGCATAATTTTGCGACGGGACCGTTGATGCCAGTCGAAGTAATTCGAGCATTAATTAACGTCAAAAAGGCGGCTGCGGGGGTGAACAATCGGTTTGGATTATTACCTACCGAAAAAACGCGGTTAATTCAAAAGGCGAGTGACCAATTATTGGCCTTAGATGATGCAACTTTAATGCAGGATTTCCCCCTGCGCGTTTTCCAAACTGGTTCGGGAACCCAGACGAACATGAACGTCAACGAAGTGATTGTGCACGTTGCCCAACAAATCGATTCTGATTTGGCGCTTTTACCTAACGACGACGTCAACAAATCGCAAAGCTCTAACGACGACTTCCCTACGGCAATGAACATTGCGGCGAGTCAAGCAATTAACCGCCTTCTACCAGTGATTAAAAACTTGATTGCCACATTAACGGAAAAACAAAGACAGTATTGGGACGTGGTTAAAATTGGGCGGACCCATCTACAAGATGCAACGCCGTTGACTTTTGGCCAAGAAATTAGTGGCTGGGTAAGTACGTTAGAACATGATTTAGACTACTTGACGAAGCTCAAGGATACGTTATTAGAACTGCCGATTGGGGGAACCGCGGTAGGAACGGGATTGAACGCTCCTGCTGGTTATGACTTAGAAATGGTCAACGAATTGAGTAAGGTGTACGACTTACGATTTACGACCCAAAACAAGTTCTTCGGGCTCAGTGCACATTCTGGAATTGGAGTTGTGCACGGCGCAGTGAAAACTTTGGCAGCCGATTTGTTAAAAATCGCTAACGACATCCGTTTCCTAGCAAGCGGTCCGCGGGCTGGTTATGGGGAATTGACGATTCCGGCTAACGAACCCGGGTCTTCAATCATGCCTGGTAAGGTTAATCCAACCCAAGCGGAAGCATTGACCATGGCAGCAACTCAGGTAATGGGTAATGACGTAACGATTAACGTTGCTGCTAGCCAAGGAAACTTTGAGATGAACGTTTATAAACCGGTAATTATCTTCAACTTTTTAGATTCCGTCAATTTGTTAAGCGGGGTAGTGGCTCAGTTTACCGAAAAAATGGTCGCGGGAATTGAAATTAACGCCGACCGGATGTTGGACTTGGTGGAACAATCACTAATGACCGTGACGGCGTTGTCGCCACACATTGGTTATCATCAAGCAGCAGAGATTGCCCAACTAGCAAGTCGGGAAGGACTGAGCCTCAAGCAAGCTGCGTTAAAGAGCGGTTTGGTGAACGAAGCGGACTTTGACCGGTGGGTCGATCCGTTGAAAATGACGAATAACAAAAGAGAGAGTGAGTGA
- a CDS encoding NAD-dependent malic enzyme, which produces MTEKAMSILNNPYLNKGTAFTKAERDQLGLNGLIPPYIQTLDEQVAQTYAQFQTKANDLEKRLFLMQIFNENRVLFYKLFSEHVVEFMPIVYDPTIADTIENYSELYVQSQNATFLSIDDPDNMETALKNAADGRDIRLIVVTDAEGILGIGDWGTNGVDISVGKLMVYTAAAGIDPSQVLPVVLDVGTNNEKLLKDPMYLGNRHERIKGDRYFEFVDQFVQTAENLFPNMYLHFEDFGRDHAAKILNKYKDRYVIFNDDIQGTGIITLAGILGALNISKQKITDQVYLSFGAGTAGAGILSRIYAEMVENGLSEEEAKKHFYMVDKQGLLFDDDETLTPEQKPFARKRSEFENPEELTDLLSVVKAVHPTIMVGTSTKPGAFTEEVVREMAAHTERPIIFPLSNPTKLAEAKAEDLLKWTDGRALIATGIPVDDIEYNGVTYQIGQANNALVYPGLGLGVIASTAKVLNDTMISKAAHSLGGIVDVSKPGAAVLPPVSKLSEFSQTVAEGIAQSAVDQGLTKETITDVKKAVADTRWTPEY; this is translated from the coding sequence ATGACTGAAAAAGCAATGAGTATTTTGAACAATCCTTATTTAAATAAGGGAACTGCTTTTACAAAAGCAGAACGCGATCAGTTAGGTCTTAACGGTTTGATTCCACCATACATCCAAACTTTGGATGAACAGGTAGCGCAAACTTACGCTCAATTTCAAACTAAGGCTAACGATTTAGAAAAACGGTTATTCTTGATGCAAATTTTCAACGAAAACCGGGTGCTATTCTACAAGTTGTTCAGTGAACACGTTGTTGAATTTATGCCAATTGTTTACGATCCTACCATTGCGGATACGATCGAAAACTACAGTGAACTTTACGTTCAATCACAAAACGCAACTTTCCTTTCTATCGATGATCCAGATAACATGGAAACGGCGTTGAAGAATGCGGCTGATGGCCGGGACATTCGCTTGATCGTAGTTACTGATGCAGAAGGTATTTTAGGAATCGGTGATTGGGGAACTAACGGTGTTGACATTTCGGTTGGTAAGTTGATGGTTTATACCGCTGCTGCTGGAATTGACCCAAGCCAAGTTCTTCCAGTTGTGTTAGATGTAGGAACTAACAACGAAAAATTGTTGAAGGATCCGATGTACCTTGGTAACCGTCACGAACGGATCAAGGGCGACCGTTACTTTGAATTTGTGGATCAATTTGTTCAAACTGCAGAAAACCTATTCCCAAATATGTACCTGCACTTTGAAGACTTTGGACGTGACCACGCGGCAAAGATTTTGAATAAGTACAAAGATCGTTACGTAATTTTCAACGATGACATTCAAGGTACCGGAATTATTACTTTGGCTGGTATCTTAGGTGCCCTAAACATTTCTAAGCAAAAGATTACGGACCAAGTTTACCTAAGCTTCGGTGCCGGAACTGCAGGCGCCGGAATCTTGAGCCGGATTTACGCAGAAATGGTTGAAAACGGCTTGTCCGAAGAAGAAGCTAAGAAACACTTCTACATGGTCGATAAGCAAGGTCTTTTGTTTGATGATGACGAAACGTTGACGCCGGAACAAAAGCCATTCGCACGTAAGCGCAGCGAATTTGAAAACCCAGAAGAATTGACCGACTTGCTATCCGTAGTGAAGGCAGTTCACCCAACTATCATGGTTGGTACTTCTACAAAACCAGGTGCCTTTACCGAAGAAGTGGTTCGTGAAATGGCTGCTCATACGGAACGCCCAATTATCTTCCCATTGTCTAACCCAACTAAGTTAGCTGAAGCAAAGGCGGAAGACTTGTTGAAGTGGACGGATGGTCGCGCCTTGATTGCTACCGGAATTCCGGTTGACGATATTGAATACAACGGCGTTACTTACCAAATTGGTCAAGCTAACAACGCGTTGGTTTACCCTGGTTTAGGTTTAGGGGTCATTGCCTCAACTGCTAAAGTATTAAATGATACAATGATTTCTAAGGCTGCTCATTCATTGGGCGGTATCGTAGACGTAAGCAAACCAGGAGCAGCGGTATTGCCACCAGTTTCCAAGTTGAGTGAATTCTCACAAACGGTTGCGGAAGGCATTGCCCAAAGTGCAGTTGATCAAGGATTGACAAAAGAAACCATCACCGACGTGAAAAAAGCGGTGGCAGATACCCGGTGGACTCCTGAATACTAA